Genomic window (Bosea vaviloviae):
GTAAACCCCGGCCGCGAAGGCGTCGCCGGTGCGGATATATTCCGACAGGAACGCACCGTCATAGCAGTCGCCCGCTCCGGTCGCATCGATGGCCTCGACCTTGATCGGCACCAGACGCTCGCGCCGGACAGGCGTCGCCACCAGCGAGCCCTCATGGCCGAGCGTCAATGCCACCACCCGCGCACCGAGGCCGAGATAGAAATCGACGATGGCGTCGGGAGAATTCAGGCCGGTGAGCTGGGTCGCATCGTCCAGCCCCGGCAGCACGATGTCCGACATCGCGCAGGCGGCGTGGATGATCGCTCGCGCCCGCGTCAGCGGCCAGAGCTTGAGGCGCAGATTGGTGTCGTAGGCGGTCAGCACGCCGGCCTCGCGCGCGGTCGCGAAGGCTTCGAACACCGCATCGCAGGCGCTCGCCGAAATCGCCTGACTGATACCCGAGGCCTGGATGATGCGCGCGGAGCGGATCAGCTCGCGCGGCAGATCGCGCGGCCCGTAGAGGCTCGCGGCGGAGCCCGCCCGCAGATAGGAGAAGACATGGCCGCTCGGCCCATGATCGACAAAATAGAGCCCGGTCGGCGCACTTGGATGCGTCGAAACATGGCGATCATCGACGCTCTCGCGCTGCCACAGCCCACGCAGGGAGCGGCCGGCGCTGTCATCACCCAGCGCGCCCGCATAGGCGACCGAGGCGCCCTGGCGAGCCGCGGCGACGGCGCAGTTGGAGGTGTCACCGCCATGGCCGAACTGGAAGGAGCCGGCATCGCCGCGCGTCGCGTTGAACTCGCCCAGCGGTTCGCCGATACAAAGCAGATCGATCTTGGGTTCGGTCACGGCAGAAACCATCTCGGACAGGGGTCTCGCAGGGATGCGCAAGCGCGCTTTCCTAGAGCAGGATGCGGAAAAGTGGAAACGGGTTTTCGAAAGCAGGCCTTATCGAGCCAGGCCTTACGAAGCGACGCCGGGCCCGTCGCCTGATCTATTCGGCGGCTTCCTGCTTCGCCCGCCTGGCCTTCAGGCGCCTAGTGACCTTCATGATGTCGCGCCGGAGCGTGGTCGTACCGCCGGCGGGCACAGCGACGGATGAGGCCGGCACCGCCGGTTTCGCGTCCTCGCGCTTCGGGACGCCTCGTTCGGTCCGCGCCTGCATCAGCGCGCCCTGCAAGGTCTGTATTTCGGCATGCAGCGTCTCCAAGCGCTGCTCACGCTCGCGCAAATGCCCGCGCATGGCCTCGTTTTCCTGCCTGAGCTTATGGTCGGCTCCGAGCCTCGTGGCTTTCAGCTCCTCGGCGACCTGCTCGGCCGCCAGGCGCGCCTGCATCTGCAAAGCGAGCGCCTCGGTCTCCTGCTTCAGCAAGCCCTGGATGCGGCGGGTCTCGACTGTGGCCGCAGCGCTCGCAGCATCCGCCGCCGCCAGCCCGGCTTCAGCTTGAGCCGCGCGCGCAGACAGAGTGTCGGCGCGCAGCCTTTCGCTGTCGCGATCAATCGTCATCGCCGAGAGCGCGATCTTGGCCACAACGAGCCCCTGCTCGGCAGCCGCAAGACGGCCTGACAGGTCGGCAGACCGGCCTTCCAGCACCAGCATCTGCGTCCGATGCTCGAGCTGCGAGGCTTGCAGCACGTCGCTCTCTCCCCGCAGCGCGGCGAGCTCCGCATCACGCTCGCCCAGCAGTGCCTGAACCCGGCCCAAGGTCGCGCGCTCCTGGTCGAGCTCCGCGCCGCGCGCAGATAGATCGGCGCTCGTGCCGGTCAGCGCCATGCGCGCCTCAGTGAGGCTGCGCTCGAGGGCGGCGAGGTCCGCGATGCGCTTGTCCAGCAGCTTGCCCGTCTCCGCATGGCTCGCGGTCTCGACGGCGAGCCGGCCTTGCGTCTCAGCGAGCTTGCCGCGCGTCGCGGTCAGGTCCGCGTCGAGATCGGCAATCCGCGCCCTACCGGCGCGCAGATCACGTTCGAGCTGACCGATCGTCATGTCGCGCCGGCCGATATCCTGCATTGCCGCCGCCTTGGCGGCAAAGCCACGCTCGGCCTGTTGCTCCAGCCCCCGCGCGCGCAAGGCGAGTTCCGCCCGCAAATGGTCGCGGTCAGCGGCGATCTCGGCAAGCGACAGGGGGAACGCCGCCTCGGCCCGCTTGCGCGCCAGCCTGTCGGCGCGGCGCGCCAAGGCCGGGACCGCCGCCAACGCCAACAGCGTCGCCGACAGAAAGCCGAGCATCACGAGCATGACGGCTTCGATCAAGACTTGCCGCTCCGCATCTGGACATGATCAGACACGTGAAACTGCCACGCCGGCCGCATCATGACCAGCGCTTCGGCAGAGCCCTCTCAGCAGACGCTCTCAGAAGGGGTTCCAGGTCGCCTGAGGCGTGAACTTCAGATAGCCGAGATTGACGCCCAGGCGCCAACCGATGCCGGTGCGGATCGGCACCAGCGTCACATTCTCGGCCGCCATGGCGGTAAAGCCGAAGCCGCCGATGAAATAGGCCGAGCCGTCGACGCCGACGAAACGCTGGTAGAGCGCCTCGACCGCCGGCAGGTTATAGACCAGCATCATCGTGCGGGCGCCCTCACCGCCGAAATCGAAGCCGACGGACGGCCCTTGCCAGAACACCTTGCGGTCGCCGGCATTGCGGGTGAACAGCGTACCCTCGCCATAACGCAGCCCGCCGACGAAGGCGCCGGAGGCCTCCTGGCCCAGCACATAGCCATTGGGCTCGCCCCAGCGCCGCACAGCCTCTTCGATCGTCAAGGCAAGGCCGCGCGAGACGTTTCCGAAGAATTGATGGCCGGAGCCGACGAGCTCGTTTTGCGAGAACGACCGGCTCTGGCTGTAGTTCTGCTGAGCGAGGGCGGGGGCGGACTGCATCGCCAAGCCGGCGCTCGCAAGCGCGAGCCCTCCAGCGACGAAGCTGCGGCGTGTCTTTATCATCGAGTTCATCTCCGGGCTGGGCGCCAGTTCGTGAATTCAAACCGACCGGAAGACCGTGGAGCCAGCAGTGCAGTCCACTGCAGATCCGTGCCGATCCCCCTGTCGGAGGGGAGCTCTGAACCACGCGGAAACGCGCGGTTTTCGAACGCGAAGCATGACACCGCGCAAATACGCACCATTTCGGTAACGGGTTTGATACCTTGCAAGTGTATCCAACCCGTGAAGATTCCGGCGCGCTACGGCTCACCGAAGAACTGACATCCAAAGGATTTGACGCGATGAAGGCCGCAACATGGCAGCGCTGGATCTCGATTGCGGTCGGCGTGCTAGCGCTCGCCATCGCGATCCAGCCGGTCATGGCCACGCAGCCGCTCGCCTCCTCCGCGCCAAGCCTTTCCTCCGCGCAAAACCTTTCCTCCGCGCAAAACCTGGCCTCCTCGGATTCGGTCATGCCCGGCCTGCCCTCGGGCCTGCCCCAGCTGCCGCGCCTGGGCGAGATGATGCAGCGCGACACGCCCTCCGGCTTCGCGCTCCACGGCTATGACCCCGTCGCCTATCAGCTGCTGGGACGCGCGACGCCGGGTCGTCAGGACTACGAACTCAGCCATGGCGGCGCGGTCTGGCGCTTTGCCTCCGCCGCCAACCGTGCGGCGTTCCGCGACGCGCCTGACGTCTATGAGCCAGCCTTTGCCGGGTTTGACGCCACGGGCGTCGCCGATGGCCGGGCGGTCGAGAGCGATCCGCACCTGTTCGCCGTGATCGATTCGCGGCTCTACTTGTTCCGTACGGCCGAGAACCGCCGGCGCTTCATCAGCAACGCCGCGCTGTTCCAGCTCGCCGAAGCGCAGTGGAAGGATGTCTACGGGACCATCGCGCGCTGAGCGTCCTCCGCCGCCGCGGCCGCGCGGCGTGCGAGCGCTTCACTGCTGGCCGCCACGAAGGGCGGGTTGCGAAACTGGCGCTCGCTCGCGCCATAGCGCGGCAAGTCCCCGTCCAGCATCAGCACGCTGCCGCCCGCGGCCTTCAGGATCGCGTCTCCGGCCGCAATGTCCCATTCCATCGTCTGGCCGGCGCGCACATGCAGATCGGCCTCGCCCGAGGCGATGAGCCCGAACTTGACCGCCGACGACATCGGCGTCGTGGCGCGCGATCCCATAGCCACCGCGACCTTGTCGCTGAGCTCGTCGCCATGGAAGCGGCTGACCAGGGTGACCGGCCCATCGGGCGGAAGCGACCGGACATGGATGCGCTCGGGCTCACCCAGCGCCGCCCCATCCGATGCCAGACGCTGCGCGAAGGCGCCCTCGCCGGCGAACCAGAGCCGCCCGAGCTGCGGGGCTGCGATCGCGCCAGCGATCGGCCGGCCGTCGCGGATGATCGCGATCGCCACGCAATAGCTGTCGCCATTGGCCAGGAACTCGCGCGTGCCGTCCAGCGGATCGAGCAGGATGAAGATCGGAGCGGGCGCGACGGCGTCGGCGCTTTCCTCGCTGATCACCGGGAAGCCGGGCAGCAGGCGCGCAAGCGCGCCCTTGGCGGTATGATCGGCCGCGAGATCGGCCGAACAGACCGGCGACCCGTCGGCCTTGACCTTGACGTCGCGCGCCATGCGCATCGTCAGCAGTACCGCCGCGCTCAGGCGCGCGGCTTCCGCGAGCCGGCGCGCCAGATCGTTGCAGTCGCAAAGACGGGGGTCGTCCTGGCCGATCATCGTCCCGAGCGCCCCTTCGACAAGAAAATCAGGGTTAACCACATGCAAACCAAGATGGCACCATATCTTTGTATGAATGGCGCCGCTTTACACCGCGCGCTCCGCACCGTCGATCGCAGGACCCCAAGCCATGACCGCCATCTCGCTCGAGCCGCTAGACCTAGCCGCGCTCCTCTGCAGCCGCGTCTGCCATGACGTGATCAGCCCGGTCGGCGCCATTGTCAACGCGCTGGAGGTTCTGGAGGAGGACGATCCCTCCATGCGTGATTTCGCGCTGGACCTGATCAAGAAGAGTGCCCGCAGCGCCTCGGCGCGCTTGCAATTCGCCCGCCTCGCCTTCGGAGCGGCCGGTTCCGCCGGCGCGATGATCGACCTCGGCGACGCCGGCAATGTCGCCAACGGCTTCCTCAACGATGACAAGCTCTCGCTCGACTGGGAGGCGCCACGCGCCTTGCTGCCGAAGAACCAGGTCAAGCTGCTCCTCAATCTGCTCATTCTGGCGACCCATGCGGTGCCGCGCGGCGGCAAACTGGTCTCCCGCGCCACGATCGAGGGCGAGCAGGGCCGCTTCGTCATCACCGCCACGGGCTCGCATGCGCGCATTCCCAACCATGTCGAGGATTTGATCGCGGGCCATTCCGAGACCGGCACGATCGACGCCCATGCCGTCCAGCCGCTCTACACCGGCATGGTCGCCCGCGCCGCCGGCATGGCGATCAGTTTCGCCATCGAAGGCGACACGGTCAGCATCACCGCACAAAAGGCCGATTGAGCGCCGAATCATTGCGCTGCGGGTTCGATCGAAACAGATCATAAACCCTTCTCCTGCTTAGATCGCCCGGTATTGTTGCGTGGGTGATGGTCTTCGGCATGGATGATCTGCTGCAAGAGTTCCTGAGCGAGACCGGCGAGAACATCGACACGGTCGATCGGGAACTCGTACGCTTCGAGCAGGAGCCGAACAACCGCGAGATCCTGCGGAACATCTTCCGCCTGGTGCATACGGTGAAAGGCACTTGCGGCTTCATCGGCCTGCCCCGGCTGGAAGCGCTGACCCATGCGGCCGAGTCGGTGATCGGCCAGTTCCGGGATGGGGCCACCGTCAGCGCGATCGCCGTCACCGCCATTCTCGAAACCATCGACTGCATCAAGGAGATTCTCGCCGAGCTCGCCGAGAAGGGCCAGGAGCCCGTCGGCAATGACGAGGTGCTGATCACGGAATTATTGGCCCTGGCCGACCAGGCGAAAGCCGAATTGTCGCATCTGCCGCCGGAGAGCGGCGAACCAAGTGACCCCGTCGCCGCTTATCTCACCCGCCATGGCTCGCCTATGAGCGAGGACGAGCTCGATCTCGTCTTCCGTAGTGCGCCAGGGCCGGAGCGCGGCCCGAACGGACGCATCGAAGTGCCGGCTGCGGCGAAGACGGCGGACGAGCGCGCGCCGCGCGAGAGCCGCCCCGGCGGCTCCGCGACGCTGCGCGTCAATGTCGACACCATCGAGCATCTGATGACGATGGTGTCGGAGCTCGTCTTGACCCGCAACCAGCTTCTGGAGATATCCCGCAAGCAGGAGGATGTCGGCCTCAAGGCACCGCTGCAGCGGCTCTCGCTGATCACGGCGGAGCTGCAGGACGGCGTCATGAAGACGCGCATGCAGCCGATCGGCAACGCCTGGTCGAAGTTGCCGCGCATCGTGCGCGATCTCGGCGCTGAACTTGGCAAGCGCATCGAACTGGTGATGGAGGGCACCGATACCGAGCTCGACCGCCAGATCCTCGACCTGATCAAGGATCCGCTCACCCATATGGTCCGCAACTGCGCCGACCATGCCATCGAAGCGCGGGAAGAGCGGCTCGCGGCGGGCAAGCCCGAGCACGGCACCATCCGTCTCGCCGCCTATCACGAGGGCGGCTCGGTGACGATCGCGATCTCCGATGACGGACGCGGCCTCGACATCGCGCGCATCCGGCGCAAGGCCCTGCAGCAAGGCCTCGCCCAGGAGGCCGAGATCGAGCGCATGAGCGACGCGCAGATCAGCCGCTTCATCTTCCACCCCGGCTTCTCGACGGCGGAAAGCGTGACGGCGGTCTCGGGCCGCGGCGTCGGCATGGATGTCGTCAAGGTCAATGTCGACGCCATCGGCGGCATCATCGACGTCGCCAGCACGCCCGGCATCGGCACCACCATCACCATCAAGATCCCGCTGACGCTGGCGATCGTCTCCGCCCTCATCGTCGTGGCCGGCAAGCAGCGCTTCGCCATTCCGCAGATCGTGGTGCGCGAGCTCGTCCGGGTGAAGGCGGGCGCGGACCATCGCGTCGAGCAGATCAACGGCGCGCCGGTGCTGCGCCTGCGCGACCGCCTGCTGCCGATCATCGCCCTGTCCGCCCTGATGGGGGCAGCCGGCGCGCAGACCGATGACGGCTTCATCGTGGTGACGCAGATCGGCGAGCGCCAGTTCGGGATCCTGGTCGACGGTGTCTTCCACACCGAGGAAATCGTCGTCAAACCGATGTCGACGAAACTGCGGCATATCCCGCTGTTCTCCGGGAACACGATCCTTGGCGATGGCGCCGTGGTGCTGATCGTCGATCCCAACGGCATCGCCCGACTCGTCGGCGCGGCCGCGACCGTCGATGCGCTGCGTGTCGAGGCGCCGGCGCAAGCCCAGTCGCCCACCGCCGAGAAGACGACGATGCTGGTGTTCCGCGCCGGGCTCGAAGGCGTCAAGGCGGTGCCGCTCTCGCTGGTGACCCGGCTCGAGGAGGTCGATGCCGGCGAATTCCAGCATAGCGGCGGCCGTGTCCTCCTGCATTACCGCAACCGGCTGATGCCGATCATTCCGGTCGGCGAGGCCGCGATCCGCGCGGAGGGACTGCAGCCGCTCGTCATCATCTCCGAGGGAGAACTGATCCTGGGGCTCGCGGTCGATGCGATCGTCGACATCGTCGATGAGGTGCTCGATGTCGAGATCGCCTCGATGATCGACCGCGGCGTGATCGGCTCGGCCATCATTCGCGGCCGCGCCACCGACATCCTCGACCTCGCCCACTACCTGCCGAAGGACGACCCGGGCTGGCTGAGCGGCCGACGCTCAGACGCGCAGCCGATCGATGCCGCACGGATCCTGCTGGTCGAACCCTCCGACTTCCTGCGCGAGATGCTGAGCCCCGTGTTGAAAGCCTCGGGACGGCAGATCGCCTTCGCCTCCGATTTCGAGACTGCGACGCGGCTGGCCGCGCACGAGGCGATGACCTGCGTGCTGATCGACCTCGACCGCACCCCGGACGCCGCCTACGCCTTCGCCGCGGCGCTGCGCGCCTCCGAAAGCGGCGGCCGCCTCCGGATTCTCGGCCTGACCTCGCTCGCCACCCCGGAATTGCACATGCGCGCGGCGCAGGTGCGGCTCGACGAGGTCATCGCCAAATTCGATCGCCGCGCCTTGCTGAGCGAGCTGGCGGAACGCAAATCCGGCATGAGGCAGGCCGCATGAGCAAGCACGACGCCAATGCACCCGCACCCGGCGCCGTCTCGGCGGCTGCGGCTTTCGGCGAATCGCTGGACTATGTCACTGTCACCGTCGGCGAGCAGCTGCTCGGGCTGCCGATCGGACGCGTCCACGACGTCTTCATCGCCAACCAGATCACGACCGTCCCGCGCGCGCCCTCCGAGATCGTCGGTCTGCTGAACCTGCGCGGGCGTGTCGTCACCGCCATTTGCCTGCGCCAGCGTCTCGGCCACCCGGTCGCAGCCACCCCCCGCCATGACGAGGCCTGCGAACTCGTCGCGGTCGGCATCGACCTTGGCGGCGAGGCCTATGCGCTGATCGTCGATGCGGTCGGAGAGGTGATGCGCTTGGACCATTCGACCTTCGAACCTGTTCCCGTGCATCTCGATGCCAGTTGGGCCGCACTTGCGGCCGGCGTGCATCGTCTCGACGAGCGCCTTCTCGTCGTCCTCGATGTCGATGCCGTCCTGAAGCTTGATTTGCCGGTGGCCGCCTGAGGCGTCGCCCTACGATTTTTGGAGAAAAACCATGAAGTATTGTCTTGTCGTCGATGACTCCGCCGTGATCCGCAAAGTCGCCCGCCGCATTCTGGAAGGCCTGCAGTTCCGCATCGCCGAGGCCGAGGATGGCGCGCGCGCCATCGACGCCTGCAAGGGCGAGATGCCGGACGCCGTCCTGCTCGACTGGAATATGCCGATCATGGACGGCTACGATTTTCTGCGCACGCTACGGCAGATGCCGGGTGGCAAGCGGCCCAAGGTCGTGTTCTGCACCACCGAGAACGACATCGCCCATATTGCGCGGGCCATGCATGCCGGCGCCGACGAATACATCATGAAGCCCTTCGACAAGGAAATCGTCGCTTCGAAATTCCATCAGGTGGGCCTGCTGTGAGCCATAGCGCGGTGAGTTCCCTCGCCGCTGCCTGGTGCCGCTACGACCTGTGACAAGTCCGCCGGAGGCGCGACACATGACGAGCCTCTCACCAGGAAGCGCAGCGGCGCAGCGACCCAAGACGGTCGTGATCGCCGACGATTCCGTCGTCGTGCGCGGTCTCTTCGCGCGCTGGCTCGGCGAGAGCGGGCAGTTCCATGTCGTCGCGGTCGCTGGCGACGGCGAAACGGCGGTGGCCCATGCCGGGCGCTTCCATCCGGACGTGATGGTGCTCGACCTCAATATGCCCGGCCTCGGGGGAGCAGAGGCCCTGCCCCAGATCCTGAAGGAGAGTCCCCATACCGGCGTATTGCTCGCCACCACGTTGACCGAGCGCAACGCCCGCATCGCGCTGGAATGCATGACCAAAGGCGCGATGGATGTGCTCTCCAAGCCGGACAGCCGTGGCGGCATGACGCTGTCGCTCGATTTCCGTAGTGAATTCCTGCTCAAACTCAGCAACATCGCGCAGTCCCCGGCCCGCGCGGGAGCGCTGCCGCCGGAGATCGACCTCGATTTCACTCCGGCCGGGCCGGTGAACCTGCGCAATCTCGTCTCGGTGATGCCGCGCTATCTGATGATCGGCGCTTCCACCGGAGGCCCCCGCGCCGTCGCCAAGGTGCTCGCCGATATCGGCGATGCGCTGAATGACCTGACGACCCTGATCGTCCAGCACATGCCGCCGCTCTTCACCGCCTCCTTCGCTGAGCAGGTCAGCGCGCAGATCGGCATACCGGCGCGCGAACCCTATGACGGCGAGCGCCTCTCGCGTGGCACGATCTATGTCGCCCCCGGAGGCCGGCATCTCGGCATCGACCGCAAGCTCGGCCATCTCGTCGCCAGCATCAGCGACGCGCCACCGGTGCGCTTCTGCCGGCCCGCCGTGGATGTTCTCTTCACCGAGGGCGCCCGCCATCTCGGCTCCGCAGCGCTCGGCCTCGTGCTCACCGGCATGGGCAGCGACGGAACGGAAGGCGCCGGCGCGCTGCGACGGGCCGGCGCTGCCGTCATCGCCCAGGACGAATTGTCGAGCACGATCTGGGGCATGCCAGGCTCCGTGGTGCGGGCGCGGCATGCCAGCGCCGTGATCCCGCTCGACGGTATCGGCAGCGCGATCCGCGACCTGCTGCGTGGGGGCAAACCCTCATGACCGAGGCGGATTTCGACTTCCTGCGCGCCCTGCTGCATCTGCGTTCCGGCCTCTCATTGAGTCAGGACAAGCGCTATCTCGCCGAAAGCCGCCTCGGCATGCTCTGCCGCCGCCGCAGCATCGATGGGTTGAGCACGCTCGTGCAGGCGCTGCGCCCGGGTACCGATCTCTTGCTCGAGAACGCCGTCATCGAAGCGATGACGACCAACGAGACGCTGTTCTTTCGCGACCGGACACCGTTCGACCTGTTCCGTGACGTGATCCTGCCGGAAAAGCTCACCGCCAACGCGGCCAGCCGAACGCTGCGCATCTGGTGCGCGGCGGTCTCGACCGGCCAGGAGGCCTATTCGCTCGCCATGATCCTCGACGAGATGGCCACCCGGCTCGTTGGCTGGAAGGTCGAGATTCTCGGTACCGACATCTCCTCGGAGGTGCTGGAGAAGGCGCGGGCCGGCATCTATAGCCAGTTCGAAGTGCAACGCGGCCTGCCGATCCAGATGCTGCTGCGGCATTTCCGGCAGGATGGCGACAAATGGCAGGTCTCCGAGCGCATCCGTGCCATGGTCGAGTTGAAACCCCATAATCTGCTGCTGCCGAACAGCCATTTCGGGCAGTTCGACATCATCTTCTGCCGCAACGTGCTGATCTATTTCGACGTACCGACCAAGGCCAAGGTCATGGCAGCGCTTGCCCAGCGCCTGACGGCGGACGGCGTCTTCGTGCTCGGCGCCGCCGAAACCGTCATCGGCATCACTACGACCATCGTGCCCGACAAGAGCCATCGCGGTCTTTATCGCGAAAGCCGCTCGAGCAATGGGCAAAGCGCCGGCCTCGGCCTGCCCTTCGACCGGGCGAGGACGCCAACGCTGCGCAGCGTCCGCGGTTGAGGCCTCTCTCGTCGGAGAGTCGGGCCGCGCAGTCCCCAACTAAAACCAGGGGTTCGCCCAAACAAAAACCC
Coding sequences:
- a CDS encoding sugar kinase is translated as MTEPKIDLLCIGEPLGEFNATRGDAGSFQFGHGGDTSNCAVAAARQGASVAYAGALGDDSAGRSLRGLWQRESVDDRHVSTHPSAPTGLYFVDHGPSGHVFSYLRAGSAASLYGPRDLPRELIRSARIIQASGISQAISASACDAVFEAFATAREAGVLTAYDTNLRLKLWPLTRARAIIHAACAMSDIVLPGLDDATQLTGLNSPDAIVDFYLGLGARVVALTLGHEGSLVATPVRRERLVPIKVEAIDATGAGDCYDGAFLSEYIRTGDAFAAGVYANVAAALSTQGYGAVAPLPRRADVEARMALEARAGR
- a CDS encoding DUF1134 domain-containing protein — protein: MIKTRRSFVAGGLALASAGLAMQSAPALAQQNYSQSRSFSQNELVGSGHQFFGNVSRGLALTIEEAVRRWGEPNGYVLGQEASGAFVGGLRYGEGTLFTRNAGDRKVFWQGPSVGFDFGGEGARTMMLVYNLPAVEALYQRFVGVDGSAYFIGGFGFTAMAAENVTLVPIRTGIGWRLGVNLGYLKFTPQATWNPF
- a CDS encoding YHS domain-containing (seleno)protein: MKAATWQRWISIAVGVLALAIAIQPVMATQPLASSAPSLSSAQNLSSAQNLASSDSVMPGLPSGLPQLPRLGEMMQRDTPSGFALHGYDPVAYQLLGRATPGRQDYELSHGGAVWRFASAANRAAFRDAPDVYEPAFAGFDATGVADGRAVESDPHLFAVIDSRLYLFRTAENRRRFISNAALFQLAEAQWKDVYGTIAR
- a CDS encoding 3'(2'),5'-bisphosphate nucleotidase CysQ family protein; translated protein: MIGQDDPRLCDCNDLARRLAEAARLSAAVLLTMRMARDVKVKADGSPVCSADLAADHTAKGALARLLPGFPVISEESADAVAPAPIFILLDPLDGTREFLANGDSYCVAIAIIRDGRPIAGAIAAPQLGRLWFAGEGAFAQRLASDGAALGEPERIHVRSLPPDGPVTLVSRFHGDELSDKVAVAMGSRATTPMSSAVKFGLIASGEADLHVRAGQTMEWDIAAGDAILKAAGGSVLMLDGDLPRYGASERQFRNPPFVAASSEALARRAAAAAEDAQRAMVP
- the chpT gene encoding histidine phosphotransferase ChpT; this encodes MTAISLEPLDLAALLCSRVCHDVISPVGAIVNALEVLEEDDPSMRDFALDLIKKSARSASARLQFARLAFGAAGSAGAMIDLGDAGNVANGFLNDDKLSLDWEAPRALLPKNQVKLLLNLLILATHAVPRGGKLVSRATIEGEQGRFVITATGSHARIPNHVEDLIAGHSETGTIDAHAVQPLYTGMVARAAGMAISFAIEGDTVSITAQKAD
- a CDS encoding hybrid sensor histidine kinase/response regulator, whose amino-acid sequence is MDDLLQEFLSETGENIDTVDRELVRFEQEPNNREILRNIFRLVHTVKGTCGFIGLPRLEALTHAAESVIGQFRDGATVSAIAVTAILETIDCIKEILAELAEKGQEPVGNDEVLITELLALADQAKAELSHLPPESGEPSDPVAAYLTRHGSPMSEDELDLVFRSAPGPERGPNGRIEVPAAAKTADERAPRESRPGGSATLRVNVDTIEHLMTMVSELVLTRNQLLEISRKQEDVGLKAPLQRLSLITAELQDGVMKTRMQPIGNAWSKLPRIVRDLGAELGKRIELVMEGTDTELDRQILDLIKDPLTHMVRNCADHAIEAREERLAAGKPEHGTIRLAAYHEGGSVTIAISDDGRGLDIARIRRKALQQGLAQEAEIERMSDAQISRFIFHPGFSTAESVTAVSGRGVGMDVVKVNVDAIGGIIDVASTPGIGTTITIKIPLTLAIVSALIVVAGKQRFAIPQIVVRELVRVKAGADHRVEQINGAPVLRLRDRLLPIIALSALMGAAGAQTDDGFIVVTQIGERQFGILVDGVFHTEEIVVKPMSTKLRHIPLFSGNTILGDGAVVLIVDPNGIARLVGAAATVDALRVEAPAQAQSPTAEKTTMLVFRAGLEGVKAVPLSLVTRLEEVDAGEFQHSGGRVLLHYRNRLMPIIPVGEAAIRAEGLQPLVIISEGELILGLAVDAIVDIVDEVLDVEIASMIDRGVIGSAIIRGRATDILDLAHYLPKDDPGWLSGRRSDAQPIDAARILLVEPSDFLREMLSPVLKASGRQIAFASDFETATRLAAHEAMTCVLIDLDRTPDAAYAFAAALRASESGGRLRILGLTSLATPELHMRAAQVRLDEVIAKFDRRALLSELAERKSGMRQAA
- a CDS encoding chemotaxis protein CheW, yielding MSKHDANAPAPGAVSAAAAFGESLDYVTVTVGEQLLGLPIGRVHDVFIANQITTVPRAPSEIVGLLNLRGRVVTAICLRQRLGHPVAATPRHDEACELVAVGIDLGGEAYALIVDAVGEVMRLDHSTFEPVPVHLDASWAALAAGVHRLDERLLVVLDVDAVLKLDLPVAA
- a CDS encoding response regulator, encoding MKYCLVVDDSAVIRKVARRILEGLQFRIAEAEDGARAIDACKGEMPDAVLLDWNMPIMDGYDFLRTLRQMPGGKRPKVVFCTTENDIAHIARAMHAGADEYIMKPFDKEIVASKFHQVGLL
- the cheB gene encoding chemotaxis-specific protein-glutamate methyltransferase CheB; the encoded protein is MTSLSPGSAAAQRPKTVVIADDSVVVRGLFARWLGESGQFHVVAVAGDGETAVAHAGRFHPDVMVLDLNMPGLGGAEALPQILKESPHTGVLLATTLTERNARIALECMTKGAMDVLSKPDSRGGMTLSLDFRSEFLLKLSNIAQSPARAGALPPEIDLDFTPAGPVNLRNLVSVMPRYLMIGASTGGPRAVAKVLADIGDALNDLTTLIVQHMPPLFTASFAEQVSAQIGIPAREPYDGERLSRGTIYVAPGGRHLGIDRKLGHLVASISDAPPVRFCRPAVDVLFTEGARHLGSAALGLVLTGMGSDGTEGAGALRRAGAAVIAQDELSSTIWGMPGSVVRARHASAVIPLDGIGSAIRDLLRGGKPS
- a CDS encoding CheR family methyltransferase, with the protein product MTEADFDFLRALLHLRSGLSLSQDKRYLAESRLGMLCRRRSIDGLSTLVQALRPGTDLLLENAVIEAMTTNETLFFRDRTPFDLFRDVILPEKLTANAASRTLRIWCAAVSTGQEAYSLAMILDEMATRLVGWKVEILGTDISSEVLEKARAGIYSQFEVQRGLPIQMLLRHFRQDGDKWQVSERIRAMVELKPHNLLLPNSHFGQFDIIFCRNVLIYFDVPTKAKVMAALAQRLTADGVFVLGAAETVIGITTTIVPDKSHRGLYRESRSSNGQSAGLGLPFDRARTPTLRSVRG